A single region of the Streptomyces caelestis genome encodes:
- a CDS encoding PAS domain S-box protein, translating to MEDLDSAVVLGMAAQAPDGIVIIDGEGLIRYWNRGAERIFGFAADDVDGRSLDVIIPEKHRKRHWDGFQEAMDRGSSKYGEADLLNVPALAADGRKLSIEFSVVLLPAPDGSTYCGAVIRDVTARRERERELMRRRAEATV from the coding sequence ATGGAAGATCTGGATTCCGCGGTGGTGCTGGGCATGGCGGCCCAGGCGCCCGACGGCATAGTGATCATTGACGGCGAAGGACTGATCCGCTACTGGAACCGGGGTGCGGAACGCATCTTCGGGTTCGCGGCGGACGACGTGGACGGCCGCAGTCTGGACGTCATCATCCCCGAGAAGCACCGCAAGCGTCACTGGGACGGCTTCCAGGAGGCCATGGACCGGGGGTCCAGCAAGTACGGGGAAGCGGACCTGCTGAACGTCCCCGCGCTGGCCGCGGACGGCCGCAAGCTGTCCATCGAGTTCAGCGTGGTGCTGCTGCCGGCCCCCGACGGCAGCACCTATTGCGGGGCGGTCATCCGGGACGTCACCGCGCGGCGCGAGCGGGAGCGGGAGCTGATGCGGCGGCGGGCCGAGGCGACGGTCTGA
- a CDS encoding MFS transporter, protein MPSGLVALALGGFGIGLTEFLIAGLLPQVASSCAVSEAAAGRLISGYALSVAVGANALAAATARLPRKQVLVGLVALFVVGNLLSAVAPNYPVMLLGWIVAALCRGSFFGIGSLVARSLVAPEKKSQAVAIMFAGLTVANVLGVPFGALVGERWGWRAAFWAVTAIGVLALAGIAALVPARAGRVPPATGADPALPKPAAGTDEAASDPVPPSGLRAQVRAFRSWQVWLTLAATALSYGGMFGAFSYIAYTFTEVSGFAQADVAWLLMVYGVGLVVGNLVGGRAADRDRALVLALPALTLALFGLLADSAAASVVLVFVMGVTGFASVPGMITRVTDFAHGAALAASANVSASNVGNALGAWLGGLAITAGLGYTSPLYVGAGIALSSTVVMVIAARLARQHSV, encoded by the coding sequence ATACCGAGTGGACTCGTCGCGCTGGCGCTCGGTGGTTTCGGTATCGGTCTCACCGAGTTCCTCATCGCCGGGCTGCTGCCGCAGGTCGCGTCGAGTTGCGCGGTGTCCGAGGCGGCTGCGGGCCGGCTGATCTCCGGCTACGCGCTGAGTGTCGCGGTGGGGGCGAACGCGCTGGCCGCGGCGACGGCACGGCTGCCCCGCAAGCAGGTCCTGGTCGGCCTGGTGGCGTTGTTCGTCGTCGGCAACCTGCTCTCCGCCGTCGCGCCGAACTACCCGGTGATGCTGCTCGGGTGGATCGTCGCGGCGTTGTGCCGCGGTTCGTTCTTCGGCATCGGCTCGCTGGTCGCGCGCAGTCTGGTCGCACCGGAGAAGAAGTCCCAGGCCGTGGCGATCATGTTCGCCGGGCTGACGGTCGCGAACGTGCTGGGCGTGCCGTTCGGCGCGTTGGTCGGTGAACGCTGGGGCTGGAGGGCGGCGTTCTGGGCGGTCACCGCGATCGGCGTGCTCGCACTGGCGGGAATCGCCGCGCTGGTGCCCGCGCGAGCGGGCCGGGTGCCCCCGGCCACAGGGGCGGACCCGGCACTGCCCAAGCCGGCAGCGGGGACGGACGAGGCCGCGTCGGACCCGGTGCCGCCCAGCGGGCTGCGCGCGCAGGTGCGGGCGTTCCGGTCCTGGCAGGTCTGGCTGACGCTGGCGGCCACCGCGCTCAGCTACGGCGGGATGTTCGGCGCGTTCAGTTACATCGCCTACACGTTCACCGAGGTCAGCGGCTTCGCCCAGGCCGATGTCGCCTGGCTGCTGATGGTGTACGGCGTCGGCCTGGTCGTCGGGAACCTGGTCGGCGGGCGCGCGGCCGACCGCGACCGTGCCCTGGTCCTCGCCCTGCCCGCGCTCACCCTGGCCCTGTTCGGACTGCTGGCCGACAGCGCTGCCGCCTCGGTCGTCCTGGTGTTCGTGATGGGCGTGACCGGGTTCGCCAGCGTGCCCGGAATGATCACGCGGGTCACCGACTTCGCCCACGGGGCGGCGCTGGCCGCCAGCGCCAACGTGTCCGCGTCCAACGTCGGCAACGCCCTCGGCGCCTGGCTCGGAGGCCTGGCCATCACCGCGGGCCTCGGCTACACCTCACCGCTCTACGTCGGCGCCGGCATCGCCCTGTCGTCCACCGTCGTCATGGTCATCGCAGCCCGGCTCGCGAGACAGCACTCAGTGTGA
- a CDS encoding FadD7 family fatty acid--CoA ligase: MAVPAAASVRDANRYRPPSVTGLVDLIDRQVRERPYARALVVTGDRVHLSYRGLSGLADDMAERLGGTGLRRGEAIGLIAANTAEFVVALLGAARAGLVVATLDPALPWSELAARSEALGARAVLLGAPAVAGGPFPVPVWPLRVDVSRAGTAAVELAPGPPVVPHARGAADELAENDALVLFTAGTSDRPKMVPLTQANVAASVHSLCATYELGPDDATVAVMPFFHGHGLFAALLASLASGGCVLLPERGRFSAGTFWDDTRAVAATWFTAAPAIHEILLDRSEREYPGPQAPPLKFVRSGSAPLNSATQRALERTLGVPLLSAYGMTESSHQASSEPLPGRGLLKQGSVGRPTGVEIRIADRNGRTCPVGVEGEVWVHGPTVARGYLGDREGTSYTFVDGWLRTGDLGRLDADGYLSLTGRINNLINRGGEKISPEHVEDILAGCPGVAEVAVFAVPDAVYGQRVGAAVVVREGESVGREEILRYGRDRLAAFEVPDRIELVAALPYTAKGALDRKAVQARYAP, translated from the coding sequence ATGGCCGTTCCGGCCGCGGCATCCGTGCGCGATGCGAACCGGTACCGGCCTCCGAGCGTCACGGGTCTCGTCGACCTCATCGACCGGCAGGTGCGTGAACGCCCGTACGCCCGGGCGCTGGTCGTCACCGGGGACCGGGTGCACCTGTCCTACCGGGGCCTCAGCGGCCTGGCCGACGACATGGCCGAACGGCTCGGCGGCACCGGGCTGCGCCGCGGTGAGGCGATCGGTCTGATCGCCGCCAACACCGCCGAGTTCGTGGTCGCGTTGCTCGGCGCGGCGCGGGCCGGTCTGGTGGTCGCCACGCTGGACCCTGCGCTGCCCTGGTCCGAACTCGCGGCGCGGAGCGAGGCGTTGGGAGCGCGGGCGGTTCTTCTGGGAGCACCGGCCGTGGCAGGGGGCCCGTTCCCCGTCCCGGTGTGGCCGCTGCGGGTGGACGTCTCCCGGGCCGGGACAGCGGCGGTCGAACTCGCGCCCGGTCCGCCTGTCGTGCCCCATGCCCGTGGTGCGGCAGACGAGTTGGCGGAGAACGACGCGCTCGTCCTGTTCACCGCCGGCACCAGCGACCGGCCGAAGATGGTCCCGCTCACCCAGGCCAACGTGGCCGCATCCGTCCACTCCCTCTGCGCCACCTACGAGTTGGGACCCGATGACGCGACGGTCGCGGTGATGCCGTTCTTCCACGGCCACGGGCTGTTCGCGGCACTGCTGGCGTCACTGGCCAGCGGAGGCTGCGTCCTGCTGCCCGAGCGGGGAAGGTTCTCGGCGGGCACGTTCTGGGACGACACGCGTGCCGTGGCCGCCACCTGGTTCACCGCGGCCCCGGCCATCCACGAGATCCTCCTGGACCGGTCGGAGCGGGAGTACCCGGGCCCGCAGGCGCCGCCCCTGAAGTTCGTCCGCAGCGGCAGCGCCCCCCTCAACTCGGCGACACAGCGGGCGCTGGAGCGCACGTTGGGCGTGCCTTTGCTGTCCGCGTACGGGATGACCGAGTCCTCGCACCAGGCATCCAGCGAACCGCTGCCCGGGCGGGGGCTGCTGAAGCAGGGTTCGGTGGGACGGCCGACCGGGGTCGAGATCCGGATCGCCGACCGGAACGGGCGTACGTGCCCCGTGGGCGTCGAGGGCGAGGTGTGGGTGCACGGTCCCACCGTCGCCCGGGGCTATCTCGGCGACCGGGAGGGGACGTCGTACACCTTCGTCGACGGGTGGCTGCGCACCGGTGATCTGGGAAGACTGGACGCGGACGGGTATCTGTCGCTGACCGGGCGGATCAACAACCTGATCAACCGCGGCGGCGAGAAGATCTCGCCTGAGCATGTCGAGGACATCCTCGCCGGCTGCCCGGGTGTCGCCGAGGTGGCCGTGTTCGCCGTGCCCGACGCGGTGTACGGGCAGCGGGTGGGCGCCGCGGTGGTGGTGCGCGAGGGTGAGAGCGTCGGGCGCGAGGAGATCCTGCGGTACGGCCGTGACCGGCTGGCCGCGTTCGAGGTGCCCGACCGGATCGAGCTGGTCGCCGCTCTGCCGTACACCGCCAAGGGGGCTCTGGACCGGAAGGCCGTCCAGGCCCGGTACGCGCCGTGA
- a CDS encoding formate dehydrogenase subunit delta has product MTATVPSELRMANDIARNLGHLPGEEAVEAIAGHIGRFWDPRMRARLHAFADAGADGLDPLVVAAVKLLR; this is encoded by the coding sequence ATGACAGCGACCGTGCCGTCGGAACTCAGGATGGCGAACGACATCGCGAGGAACCTCGGACACCTGCCGGGGGAGGAGGCCGTCGAGGCGATCGCCGGACACATCGGCAGGTTCTGGGACCCGCGGATGCGCGCCCGGCTCCACGCGTTCGCCGACGCCGGGGCGGACGGGCTGGACCCGCTCGTGGTGGCCGCGGTGAAGCTCCTGCGCTGA
- the oxc gene encoding oxalyl-CoA decarboxylase yields MTAPSTMETAAAADVPTELTDGYHLVVDALKMNDVDTIYGVVGIPITDLARLAQAQGIRYIGFRHESNAGHAAAIAGYLNKKPGVALTVSAPGFLNGLVALANATTNCFPMVQISGSSERHLVDLKQGDYEEMDQLAAAQPFVKAAYRVSRVEDIGRGIARALRTAISGRPGGVYLDIPAAVLGAIMPKAEGDKTLSRLVDPAPRQLPAPEAVDRAIELLASAERPLVVLGKGAAYAQADAKVREFIESTGIPYVPMSMAKGLLPDNHPQSAATARSMALKKADVVMLVGARLNWLLNHGQTGWNPDAKFIQIDIDPKEMDSNQPISAPLVGDIESVLDALAERTKPGQIQAPSAWRDELGERSAQNVAKMAKRLEADPHPMQFMGALKAVRDVVHQHPETYIVNEGANALDIARNVIDMHVPRHRLDSGTWGVMGIGMGYAIAAAVESGAPVVAIEGDSAFGFSGIEIETICRYKLPVVTVIMNNGGVYRGDDTNPYDDAPAPTTLMSAARHDLLIEAFGGKGYRATTPAEVTAALTEALASGGPALIDCVIDPSAGTESGHISHLNPKGITVGNITPAKK; encoded by the coding sequence ATGACCGCCCCCTCGACTATGGAGACCGCGGCAGCAGCCGACGTTCCGACCGAGCTCACCGACGGGTACCACCTGGTCGTCGACGCACTCAAAATGAACGACGTCGACACCATCTACGGGGTGGTCGGCATCCCGATCACCGACCTGGCCCGCCTCGCCCAGGCGCAGGGCATCCGCTACATCGGCTTCCGGCACGAGAGCAACGCCGGGCACGCGGCGGCCATCGCCGGCTACCTCAACAAGAAGCCGGGCGTGGCCCTGACGGTGTCGGCACCGGGCTTCCTCAACGGTCTGGTCGCGCTGGCGAACGCGACCACCAACTGCTTCCCCATGGTCCAGATCTCCGGCTCCAGCGAGCGCCACCTCGTCGACCTCAAGCAGGGCGACTACGAGGAGATGGACCAACTCGCCGCCGCGCAGCCCTTCGTGAAGGCCGCCTACCGGGTCAGCCGCGTCGAGGACATCGGCCGCGGCATCGCCCGCGCCCTGCGCACCGCGATCTCCGGGCGCCCCGGCGGTGTCTACCTCGACATCCCCGCCGCGGTGCTCGGCGCCATCATGCCCAAGGCGGAGGGCGACAAGACGCTGAGCCGCCTCGTGGACCCCGCTCCGCGCCAGCTGCCCGCGCCGGAGGCCGTGGACCGGGCGATCGAGCTGCTGGCCTCCGCCGAGCGCCCGCTGGTGGTGCTCGGCAAGGGCGCCGCGTATGCCCAGGCGGACGCCAAGGTGCGGGAGTTCATCGAGTCCACCGGCATCCCGTACGTACCGATGTCGATGGCGAAGGGCCTGCTGCCCGACAACCACCCGCAGTCGGCGGCCACCGCCCGTTCCATGGCGCTGAAGAAGGCCGACGTCGTGATGCTCGTCGGCGCCCGCCTCAACTGGTTGCTCAACCATGGCCAGACGGGGTGGAACCCCGATGCCAAGTTCATCCAGATCGACATCGACCCCAAGGAGATGGACAGCAACCAGCCGATCTCCGCACCGCTCGTCGGTGACATCGAGTCGGTGCTCGACGCGCTCGCCGAACGCACCAAGCCCGGCCAGATCCAGGCCCCTTCGGCCTGGCGGGACGAGCTCGGGGAGCGCTCGGCGCAGAACGTCGCCAAGATGGCCAAGCGGCTGGAGGCCGACCCGCACCCCATGCAGTTCATGGGCGCCCTGAAGGCCGTACGCGACGTCGTGCACCAGCACCCGGAGACGTACATCGTCAACGAGGGCGCCAACGCCCTGGACATCGCGCGCAACGTCATCGACATGCACGTCCCCCGTCACCGTCTCGACAGCGGCACCTGGGGCGTCATGGGCATCGGCATGGGCTACGCCATCGCCGCCGCCGTCGAGAGCGGCGCCCCGGTCGTGGCCATCGAGGGCGACAGCGCCTTCGGGTTCAGTGGCATCGAGATCGAGACGATCTGCCGTTACAAGCTCCCCGTGGTCACCGTGATCATGAACAACGGCGGTGTCTACCGGGGCGACGACACCAACCCGTACGACGACGCCCCCGCGCCCACGACGCTCATGTCGGCGGCCCGCCACGACCTGCTGATCGAGGCGTTCGGCGGCAAGGGCTACCGCGCCACCACGCCTGCCGAGGTCACCGCCGCCCTCACCGAGGCCCTGGCTTCGGGCGGCCCGGCGCTCATCGACTGCGTGATCGACCCCTCGGCCGGCACCGAGAGCGGCCACATCTCACACCTCAATCCCAAGGGCATCACCGTCGGCAACATCACGCCGGCGAAGAAGTGA
- a CDS encoding sigma-54-dependent Fis family transcriptional regulator, with amino-acid sequence MTTTEPSSAATARPSLRLARERFLSGCPLPGGVPEEVVAAWRRARFFGVPHDLDVPHDLKEPVVAPSRPVESTLLGAARPVLDRIVPALGADRSLLVLTDERLRVLWTAGSVPGLEPCPVLSEQEVGNNSAALALRTRRRAEVHGPEHFLDRWQDVSAVSVPVLAPEGGRVAGTLTVASLASRLDGARSPHPQAALAEAAAAAVETELRARAGPAERVLLDAYLRAVGGPDRTAGGPDPAVADRAAGDRAVAALDGRHRLISDSAQQLLTPEVLGALERAAVSARHADAVGGTGQPDGTCLPERTERPELPERPELPEGAGCLARIDPVRLDGMVIGIVAVLEPLAGPVPSAPAVPRPPCSLTGSSVPWRHAVGRAVGLARSPEPLLLTGERGTGKTALALELLGTQAVEIADAAQDTVLESALSVWPAGRPLLLRHAERLAQPGVAAINSLLDTHPDIRLLVTYTPGASAGPCLQRLLDKLSARSVVLPPLRERTEDIRELLPALAPRPAPGQPPLTWTLDALRALDRYPWPGNVTELAHVVRALAEHRRMSGPVRRAELPDAVREGPAVRPLSPMEHAERAAILEALRRHGGNKARAAAALGIGRATLYRKLRGYREA; translated from the coding sequence GTGACCACGACCGAGCCCTCCTCCGCAGCCACCGCCCGGCCCTCACTGCGTCTCGCCCGCGAGCGGTTCCTGTCGGGGTGTCCGCTGCCCGGCGGCGTTCCGGAGGAGGTCGTCGCGGCGTGGCGGCGGGCGCGGTTCTTCGGCGTGCCGCACGACTTGGATGTGCCGCACGACCTGAAGGAGCCGGTTGTCGCTCCCTCCCGACCGGTGGAGTCGACGCTGCTGGGTGCCGCCCGGCCGGTGCTCGACCGGATCGTCCCCGCCCTGGGCGCGGACCGGTCGCTCCTCGTCCTGACCGACGAGCGGCTGCGCGTGCTGTGGACGGCGGGGAGCGTGCCCGGGCTCGAACCGTGCCCCGTCCTGTCGGAGCAGGAGGTCGGCAACAACAGCGCGGCTCTCGCCCTGCGCACCCGGCGCCGGGCCGAGGTGCACGGACCCGAGCACTTCCTCGACCGGTGGCAGGACGTGTCCGCCGTGAGCGTCCCGGTGCTCGCCCCGGAGGGCGGCCGGGTCGCCGGCACGCTGACCGTCGCGTCGCTCGCTTCGCGGCTGGACGGCGCGCGTTCGCCGCATCCGCAGGCGGCACTCGCCGAGGCCGCCGCCGCGGCGGTCGAGACGGAACTGCGTGCGCGGGCGGGGCCGGCTGAGCGGGTACTGCTGGATGCCTATCTGCGGGCGGTGGGTGGACCGGACCGGACGGCGGGTGGGCCGGACCCGGCCGTGGCCGACCGGGCTGCAGGCGACCGTGCCGTGGCCGCCCTGGACGGTCGTCACCGCCTGATCAGCGACTCCGCGCAGCAGTTGCTGACGCCCGAGGTGCTCGGGGCGCTGGAGCGTGCGGCGGTGAGCGCGCGGCACGCGGATGCCGTGGGCGGCACGGGCCAGCCCGACGGCACATGCCTGCCCGAGCGGACCGAGCGGCCCGAGCTGCCGGAGCGGCCCGAGCTGCCGGAGGGCGCTGGGTGCCTCGCGCGGATCGATCCGGTGCGTCTGGACGGCATGGTCATCGGGATCGTCGCCGTACTGGAGCCGCTCGCCGGACCCGTGCCGTCGGCGCCGGCCGTGCCGCGCCCGCCCTGCTCGCTCACCGGCTCGTCGGTGCCCTGGCGGCACGCCGTCGGGCGTGCCGTCGGACTGGCCCGCTCGCCGGAGCCGTTGCTGCTGACCGGTGAGCGCGGAACCGGCAAGACCGCGCTGGCTCTGGAACTCCTGGGCACCCAGGCCGTCGAGATCGCCGACGCGGCGCAGGACACCGTGCTCGAAAGCGCCCTGTCCGTCTGGCCGGCCGGTCGCCCGCTCCTGCTCCGGCACGCCGAGCGCCTCGCGCAGCCCGGCGTGGCCGCGATCAACTCCCTGCTGGACACGCATCCGGACATCCGGCTGCTGGTCACCTACACGCCCGGCGCGTCGGCCGGCCCCTGCCTCCAGCGTCTGCTGGACAAACTGTCCGCCCGCTCGGTGGTCCTGCCTCCGCTGCGGGAACGCACCGAGGACATACGGGAGCTGCTGCCGGCCCTGGCACCGCGCCCGGCCCCCGGGCAGCCGCCGCTGACCTGGACGCTGGATGCCCTGCGCGCGCTCGATCGGTACCCGTGGCCCGGGAACGTCACCGAGCTGGCCCATGTCGTCCGGGCCCTCGCGGAGCACCGCCGGATGTCGGGGCCGGTGCGCCGGGCGGAGTTGCCGGACGCCGTGCGGGAAGGCCCGGCCGTGCGGCCCCTCAGCCCGATGGAGCACGCCGAGCGCGCCGCGATACTCGAGGCACTGCGCCGCCACGGCGGCAACAAGGCACGCGCGGCGGCCGCCCTGGGCATCGGCCGGGCGACGCTGTACCGCAAGCTGCGGGGCTACCGAGAAGCATGA
- a CDS encoding LysR family transcriptional regulator — protein MLFRQLEYFVAVARERHFARAAESCYVSQPALSAAIAKLERELNVTLINRGHNYQGLTPEGERLVVWAKRILAEQDAFKAEVAAVQSGITGTLRLGTDPTASTTLALPVAAFCAAHPLAKVQVRSRLSTKELHRQLRDYELDVAIAHFDPDDQEGLQVVPLYQERYTLLVSEDQPVAQSATVTWADAAQLPLALLTPDMRIRQIVDTVFAEKGFVVTPQVETDSIASLYAHVGGGGWASIVPHTWLRAMPVIGRTRALPLVEPEAGAQVSVAIHAATPGSVAARAFVNAAMGLSLDEFFARPLPAEHRVLTP, from the coding sequence ATGCTGTTCCGGCAGCTGGAGTACTTCGTGGCGGTGGCGAGGGAACGGCACTTCGCCCGCGCGGCGGAGTCCTGCTACGTCTCCCAGCCCGCGCTCTCGGCGGCGATCGCCAAACTGGAGCGGGAGCTGAACGTCACGCTCATCAACCGCGGGCACAACTACCAGGGCCTCACCCCGGAGGGCGAACGGCTCGTCGTGTGGGCCAAGCGGATCCTCGCCGAACAGGACGCCTTCAAGGCGGAGGTGGCCGCCGTGCAGTCCGGCATCACCGGGACGCTGCGGCTCGGCACGGACCCCACGGCGTCCACGACCCTGGCGCTTCCCGTGGCCGCGTTCTGCGCGGCGCACCCGCTCGCCAAGGTGCAGGTCCGCTCCCGGCTGTCGACGAAGGAACTCCACCGCCAGCTGCGTGACTACGAACTGGATGTGGCCATCGCCCACTTCGACCCGGACGACCAAGAGGGCTTGCAGGTCGTCCCCCTGTATCAGGAGCGGTACACGCTGCTGGTGTCGGAGGACCAGCCGGTGGCCCAGTCCGCCACCGTGACCTGGGCGGACGCCGCCCAGCTGCCGCTCGCGCTGCTGACCCCCGACATGCGGATCCGCCAGATCGTCGACACCGTGTTCGCGGAGAAGGGGTTCGTGGTGACCCCCCAGGTGGAGACGGACTCGATCGCCTCCCTCTACGCGCATGTCGGCGGCGGCGGGTGGGCCAGCATCGTGCCGCACACGTGGCTGCGCGCGATGCCGGTGATCGGCCGTACGAGGGCGCTGCCCCTGGTGGAGCCGGAGGCCGGCGCCCAGGTCTCGGTGGCGATCCACGCCGCCACCCCCGGCTCGGTCGCCGCCCGGGCGTTCGTCAACGCGGCGATGGGCCTGTCCCTGGACGAATTCTTCGCCCGGCCGCTCCCGGCCGAACACCGCGTGCTCACCCCCTGA
- the frc gene encoding formyl-CoA transferase — protein sequence MSEKPLAGIKVIDFTGVQAGPACTQMLAWFGADVLKVERPNGGDVTRRQLRDIEDLDALYFTMLNSNKRSLAINTKTAEGKEVLEKLITEADVLVENFAPGALDRMGFSWERIQELNPRLIFGSVKGFNDQSSWNDLKVYENVAQCAGGAASTTGFWDGPPTISGAAIGDTNTGMHLAIGILTAIIDRNKTGKGQKVSVSMQDAVLNLCRVKLRDQQRLERVGHLEEYPQYPNGEFTDVVPRGGNAGGGGQPGWVLKCKGWETDPNAYIYFTIQEQNWKRTAEAIGHPEWAEDPEYATARARQNHIFEIFEEIEKWLADKTKYEAVDILREWEVPCAPVMSMKEIAYDEDLRKSGTVVEVEQKGRGTYLTVGSPVKFSSFKPEVVGAPLLGEHSSEVLVELGYDEETIGRLKESGVIV from the coding sequence ATGAGTGAAAAGCCGCTCGCCGGAATCAAGGTGATCGACTTCACCGGCGTCCAGGCCGGTCCCGCCTGCACGCAGATGCTCGCCTGGTTCGGCGCCGACGTCCTGAAGGTGGAGCGTCCCAACGGCGGCGACGTGACGCGCCGTCAGCTCCGGGACATCGAGGACCTGGACGCGCTCTACTTCACCATGCTCAACAGCAACAAGCGCTCCCTCGCCATCAACACCAAGACCGCCGAGGGCAAGGAGGTCCTGGAGAAGCTCATCACGGAAGCCGACGTCCTGGTGGAGAACTTCGCCCCGGGCGCCCTGGACCGCATGGGCTTCTCCTGGGAGCGCATCCAGGAGCTCAACCCGCGCCTGATCTTCGGCTCGGTCAAGGGCTTCAACGACCAGTCGTCCTGGAACGACCTCAAGGTCTACGAGAACGTCGCCCAGTGCGCGGGCGGCGCCGCCTCCACCACCGGCTTCTGGGACGGTCCGCCCACCATCTCCGGCGCGGCCATCGGTGACACCAACACCGGTATGCACCTGGCGATCGGCATCCTCACCGCGATCATCGACCGCAACAAGACCGGCAAGGGCCAGAAGGTGTCCGTCTCCATGCAGGACGCCGTGCTCAACCTCTGCCGTGTCAAGCTGCGCGACCAGCAGCGCCTGGAGCGGGTCGGCCACCTGGAGGAGTACCCGCAGTACCCGAACGGCGAGTTCACCGACGTGGTGCCGCGTGGCGGCAACGCGGGCGGCGGCGGCCAGCCCGGCTGGGTGCTCAAGTGCAAGGGCTGGGAGACCGACCCGAACGCCTACATCTACTTCACCATCCAGGAGCAGAACTGGAAGCGCACCGCCGAGGCGATCGGCCACCCCGAGTGGGCCGAGGACCCGGAGTACGCGACCGCGCGCGCCCGCCAGAACCACATCTTCGAGATCTTCGAGGAGATCGAGAAGTGGCTCGCGGACAAGACCAAGTACGAGGCGGTGGACATCCTGCGTGAGTGGGAGGTGCCCTGCGCCCCGGTGATGAGCATGAAGGAGATCGCCTACGACGAGGACCTGCGCAAGAGCGGCACGGTCGTCGAGGTCGAGCAGAAGGGCCGTGGGACGTACCTGACCGTCGGCAGCCCGGTGAAGTTCTCCTCCTTCAAGCCCGAGGTCGTCGGTGCCCCGCTGCTGGGCGAGCACAGCTCCGAGGTCCTGGTCGAACTGGGCTACGACGAGGAGACCATCGGCCGGCTGAAGGAGAGCGGCGTCATCGTCTGA